From one Streptomyces sp. SCSIO 30461 genomic stretch:
- a CDS encoding SWIM zinc finger family protein — protein MNQQGVRWTAEQVLALSPDVASRKAGSKLGTAGPWSGTGCGASGAVWGLCKGSGSRPYQTIVDIAGATGPAYKCSCPSRKFPCKHALGLLLLWSGDEAAVSDGEVPDWADEWLCGRRGRAARKEEGGASGGRSAKSADPEAARRRADRRAARITAGATELEQRLADVLRGGLAEAEQAGYGLWEETAARMVDAQAPGLASRVRELGAVPGSGPGWPVRLLEECALLHLLDRAWLDRARLPEPLAATVRTKVGLTSPPEAPAVRDDWLVLAQYDTSDGKITTRRIWLHGRGTGRTALLLSYGAAGRAPQLALPVGLTIDAELTPHAGARQLRADVGQRFGQPSPITAPPPGHTAAEGIAAYGAALSEDPWLDSWPCTLSGVVPIPGDDHWQLADADGRSALPVAAPVLSRTGLWRLAALSGGGPVTVFGELGHRGFTPLAAWSDGNAETVALTGE, from the coding sequence ATGAATCAGCAGGGGGTTCGCTGGACTGCGGAGCAGGTGCTCGCACTGTCTCCTGACGTCGCGTCACGCAAGGCGGGAAGCAAACTCGGCACTGCCGGCCCGTGGTCGGGCACGGGCTGCGGCGCGTCCGGAGCCGTCTGGGGCCTGTGCAAGGGCAGCGGCAGCAGGCCGTATCAGACGATCGTCGACATCGCCGGTGCCACCGGCCCCGCGTACAAGTGCAGTTGCCCGAGCCGGAAGTTCCCTTGCAAGCACGCGCTGGGACTGCTGCTGCTCTGGTCGGGCGACGAAGCGGCGGTCTCGGACGGGGAGGTGCCCGACTGGGCCGACGAGTGGCTCTGCGGGCGGCGCGGGCGCGCCGCCCGGAAGGAGGAGGGGGGCGCGAGCGGCGGCCGGTCCGCGAAGTCGGCCGACCCGGAGGCGGCACGACGGCGGGCCGATCGCCGGGCGGCTCGTATCACCGCCGGGGCGACGGAACTGGAGCAGCGGCTGGCCGATGTGCTGCGCGGCGGGCTGGCCGAGGCCGAACAGGCCGGATACGGGCTGTGGGAGGAGACGGCCGCCCGCATGGTCGACGCCCAGGCTCCCGGACTCGCTTCACGGGTCCGCGAGTTGGGTGCGGTGCCGGGCTCCGGGCCGGGCTGGCCGGTGCGGTTGCTCGAGGAGTGCGCGCTGCTCCACCTCCTGGACCGGGCGTGGCTGGACCGCGCACGGCTGCCGGAGCCACTGGCGGCGACCGTGCGGACCAAGGTCGGACTGACCTCGCCCCCTGAAGCCCCCGCGGTCAGGGACGACTGGCTGGTGCTCGCGCAGTACGACACCTCGGACGGCAAGATCACCACTCGTCGGATATGGCTGCACGGCCGCGGCACCGGCCGCACGGCACTGCTCCTCTCCTATGGAGCGGCCGGGCGGGCGCCGCAACTGGCCCTTCCGGTGGGACTGACGATCGACGCCGAGCTGACTCCGCATGCGGGAGCCAGGCAGTTGCGCGCCGATGTCGGGCAGCGGTTCGGGCAGCCGTCCCCGATCACGGCGCCGCCTCCGGGGCACACCGCGGCGGAGGGGATCGCCGCCTACGGCGCGGCTCTGAGCGAGGACCCCTGGCTGGACTCCTGGCCGTGCACGCTGTCCGGGGTGGTCCCGATACCCGGAGACGACCACTGGCAACTGGCCGACGCCGACGGCCGCTCCGCGCTGCCGGTCGCCGCGCCGGTTCTGTCCCGCACCGGGTTGTGGCGACTCGCCGCCCTCTCGGGCGGCGGCCCCGTCACGGTCTTCGGCGAGCTCGGCCACCGGGGCTTCACACCCCTGGCCGCATGGTCGGACGGAAACGCCGAGACGGTCGCCCTCACCGGCGAGTGA
- a CDS encoding DUF5682 family protein gives MTTAVTTAGHGTGPAAVTASGGEKRWPGREPLVLGVRHHGPGSARAVRAALDAAMPRAVLIEGPPEGDTLLPLAADPAMVPPVALLAHAVDDPGRAAFWPMAAFSPEWVAIRWAQGHDVPVRFIDLPAAHSLAAAADPTWGDDEDEAHPGGDDEAASLRIDPLAVLAETAGYDDPERWWEDVVEHRGESGGAAQVDPLASFAVVGEAMAALREEYGHGGRDRDLVREAYMRVQLRATRREFGHEVAVVCGAWHVPALTAKSTVTADRALLKGLPKVRTETTWVPWTHRRLARRTGYGAGIDSPGWYAHLFGATDRPVERWMTKVAGLLRDEDRFVSSAHVIEAVRLAGTLAAMRGRPLAGLGETTDAVRAVMCEGSDVPLELVRDRLVIGDVLGEVPDSAPAVPLQRDLARLQRGLRLKPELLERELELDLRKQTDAARSRLLHRLRLLGVDWGAPAAGRGSSGTFRETWRLRWEPELFVKVAEAGVWGTTVLGAATARAESDAASATALADVTTLAERCLLAELPDALPVVMKALADRAALDADVGHLAQALPALARSLRYGDVRATGTAALGEVATGLAERICVGLPPACTGLDTDGAVEMRGHLDGVHTAIGLLAGSDELSARWTEVLRKLAVRDSVPGVIRGRAARLLLDEGRLDEDEAARLMSLALSPGTPPADAAAWIEGFVGGTAGGGMLLVHDERLLGLVDAWLTSVPPDAFTDVLPLLRRTFSAYEPGVRRTLGELVRRGPAASGTVPAAGEPGAPGFGAGIDEARADAVLPVLRLILEGDRV, from the coding sequence ATGACGACAGCCGTCACCACGGCGGGGCACGGCACAGGACCCGCGGCCGTCACCGCTTCCGGAGGGGAGAAGCGGTGGCCGGGGCGTGAGCCCTTGGTGCTGGGGGTACGGCACCACGGCCCGGGTTCGGCGCGGGCCGTGCGGGCGGCACTCGACGCCGCCATGCCTCGTGCGGTGCTGATCGAGGGGCCGCCCGAGGGCGACACCCTGCTGCCGCTCGCCGCCGACCCGGCCATGGTCCCGCCCGTCGCCCTGCTCGCCCACGCCGTGGACGATCCGGGACGTGCGGCCTTCTGGCCCATGGCCGCGTTCTCGCCGGAATGGGTCGCCATCCGCTGGGCCCAAGGACACGACGTGCCGGTCCGGTTCATCGACCTACCCGCCGCCCACTCGCTGGCCGCGGCCGCGGACCCCACCTGGGGCGACGACGAGGACGAGGCGCACCCCGGTGGCGACGACGAGGCGGCGTCGCTGCGGATCGATCCGCTCGCGGTGCTCGCCGAGACCGCCGGATACGACGATCCGGAGCGCTGGTGGGAGGACGTGGTCGAGCACCGCGGCGAGAGCGGTGGGGCCGCCCAGGTCGACCCGCTCGCGTCGTTCGCGGTGGTCGGCGAGGCCATGGCCGCTCTGCGTGAGGAGTACGGGCACGGTGGGCGGGACCGTGACCTGGTGCGTGAGGCGTATATGCGGGTCCAGCTGCGCGCGACACGCAGGGAGTTCGGCCATGAGGTCGCCGTCGTCTGCGGCGCCTGGCACGTCCCCGCGCTCACCGCGAAGTCCACGGTCACCGCGGACCGTGCCCTGCTGAAGGGCCTGCCCAAGGTCAGGACCGAGACCACCTGGGTGCCCTGGACCCACCGCAGGCTCGCCCGGCGCACGGGCTACGGAGCGGGAATCGACTCGCCAGGCTGGTACGCGCACCTGTTCGGCGCGACCGACCGTCCCGTCGAGCGCTGGATGACCAAGGTCGCCGGACTGCTCAGGGACGAGGACCGGTTCGTCTCGTCGGCGCATGTCATCGAGGCCGTACGGCTCGCCGGGACACTGGCCGCGATGCGCGGCCGTCCGCTCGCCGGTCTGGGCGAGACGACCGACGCCGTACGCGCGGTGATGTGCGAGGGCTCCGATGTGCCGTTGGAGCTCGTCCGCGACCGGCTGGTCATCGGCGATGTGCTGGGAGAGGTGCCCGACTCCGCGCCGGCCGTCCCGCTCCAGCGCGACCTGGCCCGGCTCCAGCGCGGTCTGCGGCTTAAACCGGAGCTGCTGGAAAGGGAGTTGGAGCTCGATCTGCGCAAGCAGACCGACGCCGCTCGCAGCAGGCTGCTGCACCGGCTGCGGCTGCTGGGTGTCGACTGGGGTGCCCCGGCGGCCGGCCGGGGCTCCTCCGGCACCTTTCGGGAGACCTGGCGGCTGCGCTGGGAACCCGAGCTGTTCGTCAAGGTCGCCGAGGCGGGGGTCTGGGGCACCACGGTGCTCGGCGCGGCCACCGCGCGAGCCGAGTCGGATGCCGCGTCGGCGACCGCGCTCGCCGACGTGACCACCCTGGCCGAGCGCTGTCTGCTGGCCGAACTACCGGACGCCCTTCCGGTGGTGATGAAGGCGCTCGCCGACCGGGCGGCTCTGGACGCCGATGTAGGCCACCTCGCCCAGGCTCTCCCCGCGCTCGCCCGCTCCCTGCGCTACGGGGACGTGCGGGCCACCGGTACGGCGGCACTCGGGGAAGTGGCGACCGGGCTCGCCGAGCGGATCTGTGTGGGCCTGCCGCCTGCGTGTACGGGACTCGACACGGATGGCGCCGTCGAGATGCGCGGCCACCTCGACGGCGTGCACACCGCTATCGGTTTGCTGGCCGGCAGCGATGAGCTGAGCGCGCGCTGGACGGAGGTGCTGCGCAAGCTGGCGGTGCGCGACAGCGTGCCCGGGGTGATACGAGGGCGCGCGGCACGGCTCCTGCTGGACGAAGGCCGCCTCGACGAGGACGAGGCGGCCCGGTTGATGAGCCTCGCGCTCTCACCCGGTACCCCGCCCGCCGACGCCGCCGCCTGGATCGAGGGCTTCGTCGGCGGTACGGCGGGCGGGGGGATGCTGCTGGTCCATGACGAGCGGCTGCTCGGACTGGTCGACGCCTGGCTGACGTCCGTGCCCCCGGACGCGTTCACGGACGTACTGCCGCTGCTGCGGCGTACGTTCTCGGCGTATGAACCCGGTGTCCGGCGCACCCTCGGGGAGCTGGTGCGCCGCGGCCCGGCGGCTTCGGGCACGGTGCCCGCCGCGGGGGAGCCCGGAGCGCCTGGTTTCGGCGCCGGAATCGACGAGGCACGAGCCGATGCCGTGCTGCCCGTACTGAGACTGATCCTGGAGGGGGACCGCGTATGA
- a CDS encoding alpha/beta fold hydrolase — MGLLPLLRLPHFRLPVTLLRATVLELTILAGHLVLYPSGIGQERPDHPRPGRPDGCGTTEPACAVTDAHALPGRQTAELPPTVLLHGFIDNRSVFVLLRRHLARDGRRSIESLNYSPLTCDIRSAAELLGRHVEEICARTGRPEVDIVGHSLGGLIARYYVQRLGGDRRVRTLVTLGTPHSGTSVVPIASAHPLVRQMRPGSDVVEELKLPAPDCRTRFVGFWSDLDQLMVPLETARIDHPDLRVMNVRVSGIGHLALPVHPTVAARIREALEPSESGAEAGSGTAGAVSVA, encoded by the coding sequence ATGGGGTTGCTGCCGCTCTTGCGCTTGCCGCACTTCCGTCTGCCGGTCACGCTGCTCCGCGCCACCGTCCTCGAGTTGACGATCCTGGCCGGGCATCTGGTGCTGTATCCGTCGGGCATCGGTCAGGAGCGGCCAGACCACCCGAGGCCGGGGCGCCCCGATGGATGCGGCACGACCGAACCGGCATGTGCCGTGACGGACGCGCACGCCCTGCCCGGCCGGCAGACGGCCGAGCTTCCGCCGACCGTGCTCCTCCACGGCTTCATCGACAACCGTTCCGTCTTCGTCCTGCTGCGCCGCCATCTGGCCCGCGACGGAAGACGTTCCATAGAGTCGCTCAACTACTCGCCGCTGACCTGTGACATACGGAGCGCCGCCGAACTGCTGGGCCGCCATGTCGAGGAGATCTGCGCCCGCACCGGCCGTCCCGAGGTGGACATCGTCGGGCACAGCCTCGGCGGCCTGATCGCCCGCTACTACGTCCAGCGCCTCGGTGGCGACCGCAGGGTCCGCACGCTGGTCACCCTCGGCACTCCCCATTCCGGGACCAGCGTCGTCCCGATCGCGAGCGCTCACCCCCTGGTGCGCCAAATGCGCCCCGGCTCGGACGTGGTGGAGGAGCTCAAGCTGCCCGCCCCGGACTGCCGGACTCGCTTCGTCGGATTCTGGAGCGACCTGGACCAACTGATGGTTCCGCTCGAAACGGCCCGCATCGATCACCCGGATCTACGGGTGATGAACGTGCGTGTGAGCGGTATCGGCCACCTCGCCCTCCCCGTGCACCCGACCGTCGCGGCACGCATCCGGGAGGCACTTGAGCCATCGGAGTCGGGCGCGGAAGCCGGGTCGGGGACGGCCGGAGCCGTGTCCGTCGCCTGA
- a CDS encoding M23 family metallopeptidase yields MNDQHPDAGYDSYPTGSFDTDPLFGSLPGDYAYATGTTGDTGSTGQHDTTQWQSATATYDSYATAQGQEHQQYDTTGQWDTNVWNQTGQFETAAAAFAYDATGQWPSAGGYGTTSHETGTYDATAWNSGTGSGVGLGAEQGIDAYQTHTQTQTQYAEYGQYSAPTGHPEHAEYAEYTGHPGEYTEHTGYYTEHAPLPEQFSPENGFQAAPGLHEADRYETGHIGTEDAGTEDPGAEHFETSPGAGDRDLDTESPDGHHDLPGGRHFEGYDEAEIVAAARTVTAPAVSIPAPRPARRGGSRGRRRTPAKRSAMLTVAVPSVCVMGVAGVAAASVGGLSGDKESTGKTTVTAADPTSVQSVPANSKLDTQLAALSADARDFGDRASRTQERIDLKARQEADRKKREAEAARREALRPKFALPVSQSGLSAYFGQAGVNWMSMHTGIDFPVSYGTPVKAATDGTVRTQWNSAYGNMAIVTAADGTETWYCHLSSTKIRSGSVKAGDVIAFSGNSGNSTGPHLHFEVRPGGGDAINPLSWLRSHGLDPT; encoded by the coding sequence GTGAACGACCAGCACCCCGACGCCGGGTACGACTCCTACCCCACCGGCAGCTTCGACACCGATCCGCTCTTCGGCTCGCTTCCCGGCGACTACGCGTACGCCACGGGAACCACCGGAGATACCGGCAGCACGGGGCAGCACGACACGACGCAGTGGCAGTCGGCGACGGCGACTTACGACAGCTACGCGACCGCCCAGGGACAGGAACACCAGCAGTACGACACCACCGGCCAGTGGGACACCAACGTCTGGAACCAGACAGGCCAGTTCGAGACCGCAGCGGCCGCCTTCGCCTATGACGCGACGGGCCAGTGGCCCTCAGCGGGCGGATACGGCACCACGTCCCATGAAACCGGCACATACGACGCGACCGCCTGGAACTCGGGCACGGGCAGCGGTGTCGGCCTCGGCGCGGAGCAGGGCATCGACGCCTACCAGACGCATACGCAGACTCAGACCCAGTACGCCGAATACGGCCAGTATTCGGCGCCCACCGGCCACCCGGAGCACGCCGAATACGCCGAGTACACGGGGCACCCCGGCGAGTACACCGAGCACACCGGCTACTACACCGAGCACGCCCCCCTGCCCGAGCAGTTCTCCCCCGAGAACGGCTTCCAGGCCGCACCCGGCCTCCACGAGGCGGACCGCTACGAAACCGGGCACATCGGGACCGAAGATGCCGGGACCGAAGACCCCGGTGCCGAACACTTCGAGACCTCGCCGGGCGCCGGCGACCGCGACCTGGACACCGAGTCGCCGGATGGCCACCACGATCTCCCGGGCGGCCGGCACTTCGAGGGCTACGACGAGGCCGAGATCGTCGCCGCGGCCAGGACCGTGACCGCCCCGGCGGTGTCCATCCCCGCGCCCAGGCCCGCCCGCCGCGGTGGCAGCCGCGGCCGTCGGCGCACCCCGGCCAAGCGCTCCGCGATGCTCACCGTTGCCGTGCCCTCCGTGTGTGTCATGGGTGTCGCCGGCGTGGCAGCGGCATCGGTGGGCGGACTCTCCGGAGACAAGGAGAGCACCGGCAAGACCACGGTCACAGCCGCCGATCCCACATCGGTGCAGTCGGTCCCGGCCAACAGCAAGCTCGACACCCAGCTCGCCGCACTCAGCGCGGACGCCCGCGACTTCGGCGATCGCGCCAGCCGCACCCAGGAGCGCATCGACCTCAAGGCGCGCCAGGAGGCTGACCGCAAGAAGCGCGAGGCGGAGGCCGCCCGCCGTGAGGCGCTGCGCCCCAAGTTCGCCCTCCCCGTCAGCCAGTCCGGGCTCAGCGCCTATTTCGGCCAGGCAGGCGTCAACTGGATGTCCATGCACACAGGCATCGACTTCCCCGTCTCCTACGGGACGCCGGTGAAGGCCGCCACCGACGGCACCGTGCGCACCCAGTGGAACAGCGCCTACGGCAACATGGCCATCGTCACAGCCGCCGACGGCACGGAAACCTGGTACTGCCATCTCAGTAGCACCAAAATCCGTTCCGGATCGGTCAAAGCCGGTGATGTCATCGCCTTCTCCGGCAACTCGGGCAACTCCACCGGACCGCACCTGCACTTCGAGGTCCGACCGGGCGGCGGTGACGCGATAAACCCGCTGTCGTGGTTGCGCAGCCACGGGCTCGACCCGACCTGA
- a CDS encoding cobalamin B12-binding domain-containing protein: protein MGVTGPIRVVVAKPGLDGHDRGAKVIARALRDAGMEVIYTGLHQTPEQIVDTAIQEDADAIGLSILSGAHNTLFAKVLELLKERDAEDIKVFGGGIIPEEDIPPLKEKGVAAIFTPGATTASIVEWVNANVRHPADA, encoded by the coding sequence ATGGGTGTGACCGGTCCGATCCGCGTGGTGGTGGCCAAGCCGGGTCTCGACGGCCACGATCGCGGCGCGAAGGTGATCGCGCGGGCGCTGCGCGACGCTGGAATGGAGGTCATCTACACCGGGCTCCACCAGACCCCGGAGCAGATCGTGGACACCGCGATCCAGGAGGACGCCGACGCGATCGGGCTTTCCATCCTCTCCGGCGCGCACAACACGCTCTTCGCCAAGGTGCTGGAGCTGCTGAAGGAGCGAGACGCGGAGGACATCAAGGTCTTCGGTGGCGGAATCATTCCGGAGGAGGACATCCCCCCGCTCAAGGAGAAAGGCGTGGCCGCGATCTTCACCCCGGGTGCCACGACGGCCTCCATCGTGGAATGGGTCAACGCGAACGTCCGGCACCCGGCCGACGCCTGA
- a CDS encoding AAA family ATPase, which translates to MTMPENRAEADTEVLRPHAEDAFADELKAIAAADDRPRPAHWRLSPWAVATYLLGGILSDGTVITPKYVGPRRIVEVAVTTLATDRALLLLGVPGTAKTWVSEHLAAAVSGDSTLLVQGTAGTPEEAIRYGWNYAQLLAHGPSRDALVPSPVMRAMSEGMTARVEELTRIPADVQDTLITILSEKTLPIPELGQEVQAVRGFNLIATANDRDRGVNDLSSALRRRFNTVVLPLPATADDEVDIVSRRVDQIGRSLDLPAVPEGVDEIRRVVTVFRELRDGMSTDGRTRLKSPSGTLSTAEAISVVTNGLALASHFGDGVLRPGDVAAGILGAVVRDPAADRVIWQEYLETVVRERDGWKDFYRACREVSA; encoded by the coding sequence ATGACCATGCCCGAAAACCGAGCCGAGGCAGACACCGAGGTCCTGCGACCCCATGCCGAAGACGCCTTCGCCGATGAGCTCAAGGCCATTGCCGCGGCAGACGACCGGCCGCGGCCGGCCCACTGGCGGCTGTCGCCGTGGGCCGTGGCCACGTATCTGCTCGGCGGCATCCTGTCCGACGGGACGGTGATCACGCCGAAGTACGTGGGACCGCGCCGGATCGTCGAAGTCGCGGTCACCACGCTCGCCACCGACCGCGCTCTTCTTCTGCTCGGCGTGCCCGGCACGGCCAAGACCTGGGTCTCCGAGCACCTCGCCGCGGCCGTCAGCGGAGATTCCACGCTGCTGGTGCAGGGCACGGCGGGCACTCCGGAGGAGGCCATCCGCTACGGGTGGAACTACGCCCAGTTGCTCGCCCACGGCCCGAGCCGGGACGCCCTGGTGCCCAGCCCGGTGATGCGGGCCATGTCCGAGGGCATGACGGCACGCGTCGAGGAGCTCACCCGCATCCCCGCGGATGTTCAGGACACGCTCATCACCATCCTGTCGGAGAAGACCCTGCCGATTCCCGAGCTGGGCCAGGAAGTGCAGGCGGTCCGCGGATTCAACCTCATCGCCACGGCCAACGACCGGGACCGTGGGGTCAATGATCTGTCGAGCGCGCTGCGCCGCCGGTTCAACACGGTGGTGCTGCCGCTGCCCGCCACCGCGGACGACGAGGTCGACATCGTCTCCCGGCGAGTCGACCAGATAGGGCGCTCGCTCGATCTGCCCGCCGTGCCCGAGGGCGTCGACGAGATCCGCCGGGTCGTCACGGTCTTCCGCGAGCTGCGGGACGGGATGTCCACCGACGGCCGGACCAGGCTCAAGTCCCCCTCGGGAACACTCTCCACGGCCGAGGCGATCTCCGTCGTCACCAACGGCCTCGCGCTGGCCTCCCACTTCGGTGACGGCGTGCTGCGGCCCGGTGATGTGGCGGCGGGCATCCTCGGCGCGGTGGTCCGCGATCCGGCGGCGGACCGTGTCATCTGGCAGGAATATCTGGAGACGGTCGTGCGTGAACGGGACGGCTGGAAGGACTTCTACCGCGCCTGCCGTGAGGTGAGCGCATGA
- a CDS encoding DUF5691 domain-containing protein has protein sequence MTGTTRATDWEELVTSALLGTDRRTPPTTVLSPGVEAPVALLDMAAVHTVRRRAGLTPAPARPIPQPAPQDTRPPLPQPARQRLAQLLADRAVPGGAGGRRGTAPDLTELLPQWLAATNEKGYRAPASALPALLEAARARTDLRPAALRFAGPRGLWLAGLNSDWKFALRGAWGPATAGGPGGGAALPAPEDIAGVRKLWDEGLFAERVGVLTSVRAHDPAAALALLSETWSTERAEDRLMFLDALRTGLSDSDEPFLELALSDRSRNVRATAAELLSALPDSALAERMAERVISCVALDRSDGTATITVEAPHECDAAMQRDGVVPVPPSGRGERSWWLAQLVESAPLAIWQQRLGGRAPGEIVALPVADGWGDELHAGWCRAAVRQRDPEWSRALLGAPAAPPANGPGTSSLAERAKLLAALSERERADWVAAFISAHGLSEAFQLLGVCTVPWAGPLGRAVVDALDIARDAGSYPWSFSGVMGLAERCLDPGEAARLELLTATPDEAEGSSPGAGGYWSEAFQRLVSTLRLRAVMHAELATEG, from the coding sequence ATGACCGGCACCACCCGCGCCACGGACTGGGAAGAGCTCGTCACATCGGCTCTTCTCGGCACCGATCGGCGGACCCCGCCCACCACCGTCCTGTCGCCCGGCGTGGAAGCTCCCGTGGCTCTGCTGGACATGGCCGCCGTGCACACCGTGCGGCGGCGGGCCGGACTCACGCCGGCTCCCGCACGCCCGATTCCGCAGCCGGCCCCGCAGGACACCCGGCCACCACTGCCCCAGCCCGCCCGGCAGCGACTCGCGCAGTTGCTGGCCGACCGCGCCGTGCCCGGAGGAGCCGGAGGCCGCCGCGGCACCGCGCCCGATCTGACGGAACTGCTGCCGCAGTGGCTGGCCGCCACCAACGAGAAGGGGTATCGCGCGCCGGCCTCCGCCCTGCCGGCACTGCTCGAAGCCGCGCGTGCCCGCACCGACCTGCGCCCCGCGGCACTGCGCTTCGCCGGACCGCGGGGGCTCTGGCTCGCGGGGCTCAACAGCGACTGGAAGTTCGCCCTGCGCGGGGCATGGGGTCCTGCCACGGCGGGCGGTCCCGGGGGAGGTGCCGCGCTGCCCGCCCCTGAGGACATCGCGGGTGTGCGGAAGCTGTGGGACGAGGGCCTGTTCGCCGAACGCGTCGGCGTCCTCACGTCCGTACGGGCCCATGACCCGGCCGCGGCCCTGGCCCTGCTGTCCGAGACCTGGTCGACCGAGCGGGCCGAGGACCGCCTCATGTTCCTCGACGCACTGCGCACGGGACTGTCCGACTCGGACGAGCCCTTCCTCGAGCTGGCGCTCTCCGACCGCAGCCGCAATGTACGAGCCACGGCAGCCGAGCTGCTCTCGGCCCTACCCGACTCGGCTCTCGCCGAGCGGATGGCGGAACGGGTGATCAGCTGCGTCGCACTGGACAGATCCGACGGCACGGCCACCATCACCGTCGAGGCACCGCACGAATGCGATGCCGCGATGCAGCGGGACGGCGTCGTGCCGGTACCCCCGTCTGGCCGGGGTGAACGATCATGGTGGCTGGCACAGTTGGTCGAGTCCGCCCCGCTGGCGATCTGGCAGCAGCGGCTCGGCGGGCGCGCCCCGGGCGAAATCGTGGCACTGCCCGTCGCCGACGGCTGGGGAGACGAGTTGCACGCCGGCTGGTGCCGAGCGGCAGTACGCCAGCGGGACCCGGAGTGGTCCCGCGCACTGCTCGGCGCACCAGCCGCACCACCGGCGAACGGCCCCGGCACCTCGTCCCTGGCTGAGCGGGCTAAGCTGCTGGCCGCCCTGTCGGAGCGGGAGCGGGCGGACTGGGTCGCGGCGTTCATATCCGCGCACGGGCTGTCGGAGGCGTTCCAACTGCTGGGTGTCTGCACAGTGCCGTGGGCTGGTCCGCTGGGCCGCGCGGTGGTGGACGCGCTCGACATCGCCCGCGACGCCGGCAGCTACCCCTGGAGCTTCAGCGGTGTGATGGGCCTCGCCGAACGCTGCCTGGACCCCGGGGAAGCGGCTCGCCTCGAACTGCTGACCGCCACACCGGACGAGGCGGAAGGCTCGTCACCGGGGGCGGGGGGCTACTGGTCGGAGGCCTTCCAGCGACTGGTCTCCACCCTGCGGCTGCGGGCGGTGATGCACGCCGAGCTGGCAACGGAGGGGTAG